CAACAAAGGCCTTGATCTCCTCCAGCTTGCCGGTCCCCACAAAAGTTGCCCTTTCCGGGCGCAGCATTTTTTGGGTAAAACTTTTGACGGTCAGTCCGCCGGCTGTCTCCACCAGGAACTGTAATTCCTCCAGGTATTCCTTTGTCTGTTCTTCTGTCTCGTTCGGCGTAATAATGCCGACAAGCACCACTCGTTCCTGCTTCACAGCAGTATCATAAAATTTTTGCTTCATTCAATTCAATTTCTATCAATCAGGATGCCAGTTTGAGAAATATGTCAAAGTAACAGGAAGCCCGTATTACAACGCCCTCACAAACTCCCTCATCGCCGCACCCGGGTCAGCTTGTTTCATAAAGTTCTCGCCGATCAGGAAACCGTTAAACCCGGCATTTTTCAGTTGCTTAATGGTTTCAATATTACTGATAGCGCTTTCTGATATTTTTAAAAATTCCGATGGGATATACTCCGCCAGTTGGTAAGAAGTTTCTACCGATACCGTAAAATCAGCCAGGTTGCGGTTATTTACGCCAATTGCATCCAAATTAGGGTTAATGCTTCGTTGCAGCTCTTCTAAATTATGCACTTCAAGCAGTACATTCAAGTTAATACTCTTTGCCAGCGAGGCCAACTGCTGAATTTGTTCGGGTGTTAATATCGCCGCGATCAGCAAAATGATATCTGCGCCTAATGCTTTCGCTTCTATCACCTGGTAATCATCTATCATAAAGTCCTTTCGCAAGATGGGTATTTTATTTGCCAGGCGTGCGCGGCGCAGGTCGACTTTCCTCCCCATAAAATACTGGCGATCGGTTAACACCGACAATGCCGATGCCCCTGCCGCGGCGTAGCCGGTTGTAACGTCCTCAACAGAAACTTTATCGTTTATGATCCCTTTCGAAGGCGATTTCCGCTTGAACTCGGCAATGATCCCGGTTCGTTCCGGGTCGAGTAAAAAATCCCTAAAGGAAAGCACCTCGCGGTGAAAGTACTCCGATTCCTCCAGGCTGGTGTACGAAACATTCTTTTTAGCGGCTTGTATCTCCGTCTTTTTATGCGCGACTATCTTATCGAGTATGTTCATAAACTCCCTGCCCCTGAAAGGGGACTGTTTTGCAATGATATTAAATTTTGATAAAATGATTTTCCGTGATTTTAACCTCTTCGATGTCGAACGATGGTGAAAGCCAGTTATATAACATGGCCCTGCCATGCTCGGTTAAAACTGACTCCGGGTGAAACTGAACGCCACGTACATCGTATTGTTTATGCCTTAGCGCCATAATACTATTATCCTGTTCGTCAATGGCGGTCACGGTTAGCACGTCCGGCAATCCGTCCCTGTCCACCACCCACGAGTGGTAGCGCCCCACTTTGAAACTTTGGGGCAAACCGGCAAACAGCTTTTCCTGGGGATCGGTAACTTTAATGGGGGTTGCTATGCCATGCATCGGGCGACTGAGGTTATACAACTTCCCGCCAAAAACTTCGGCAATGGCCTGCTGGCCCAAACACACGCCAAAAATACTTTTCGTGGGCGCATACGTCGCTATTACCTCCAGAAGCAAACCAGCTTCGGAAGGTATGCCCGGTCCTGGTGACAGGATGATATGGCTATATGCATCCACATCGCCAATGGCGAATTTATCGTTCCTCCAAACATCGCACTGCAAACCCAATTCGTTTACCAAATGCACGAGGTTGTAAGTGAAGGAATCGTAGTTGTCTATTATAAGGATCTTGTTCATTTTAATCTGTTTTAACTGCTCACAAACTCTCCGCCAACTCGATGGCTTTACGCAACGCTGCTATCTTATTGTCCACTTCTTTCAATTCACTTTCCGGGTTCGAGTCGGCTACAATGCCCGCGCCGGCCTGGTAGTGCAGCGTATTATTTTTGCTCAAAAACGAGCGGATCATAATAGCATGAATAAAGTCGCCGTTGAAACCCAGGTAGCCTATGGCGCCGCTGTAAAAGCTGCGCTTTGC
Above is a window of Mucilaginibacter ginsenosidivorans DNA encoding:
- the trpC gene encoding indole-3-glycerol phosphate synthase TrpC — its product is MNILDKIVAHKKTEIQAAKKNVSYTSLEESEYFHREVLSFRDFLLDPERTGIIAEFKRKSPSKGIINDKVSVEDVTTGYAAAGASALSVLTDRQYFMGRKVDLRRARLANKIPILRKDFMIDDYQVIEAKALGADIILLIAAILTPEQIQQLASLAKSINLNVLLEVHNLEELQRSINPNLDAIGVNNRNLADFTVSVETSYQLAEYIPSEFLKISESAISNIETIKQLKNAGFNGFLIGENFMKQADPGAAMREFVRAL
- a CDS encoding anthranilate synthase component II, giving the protein MNKILIIDNYDSFTYNLVHLVNELGLQCDVWRNDKFAIGDVDAYSHIILSPGPGIPSEAGLLLEVIATYAPTKSIFGVCLGQQAIAEVFGGKLYNLSRPMHGIATPIKVTDPQEKLFAGLPQSFKVGRYHSWVVDRDGLPDVLTVTAIDEQDNSIMALRHKQYDVRGVQFHPESVLTEHGRAMLYNWLSPSFDIEEVKITENHFIKI